One window from the genome of Pelobates fuscus isolate aPelFus1 chromosome 13, aPelFus1.pri, whole genome shotgun sequence encodes:
- the LOC134582537 gene encoding uncharacterized protein LOC134582537 → MSAQRRPPRGEPGEGSVTCESERHQDFVDRLACKYMRKCKVKVELSTDSESDNEIFGPGPTSTPNHGSSWRKRSTKLQFLDPYDGDSEEASTHSDSAVYSRCLPKRGKKSLLKNTVDPKYQEGTVLVPDHIPPPSEQKNSPALESSDICMKSLTDSETSLQTSEKLCDNSKSVQDLIETSMDSRAAPENRRSNSGHFLLIGVDSRTANHSGTVTSPRFQGNLPPTEENVDCSMSPISLAKRKLGLKMDYNNDKHRRKKARVTDTMVHFQSPSQISTIFRFQHNS, encoded by the exons ATGTCTGCCCAGCGCCGCCCGCCTCGTGGGGAACCCGGGGAAG GTTCGGTCACATGTGAATCGGAGAGACACCAAGACTTTGTAGACAGACTGGCTTGCAAGTACATG AGAAAATGTAAAGTAAAAGTAGAATTGAGCACGGACTCGGAATCTGACAACGAG ATCTTTGGACCGGGCCCTACAAGCACTCCAAACCATGGCTCATCGTGGAGAAAAAGATCCACAAAACTACAG TTCCTAGATCCATATGATGGAGATTCTGAAGAAGCCTCCACACATTCCGACTCTGCTGTCTACAGTCGGTGTCTACCTAAAAGGGGCAAGAAATCGCTGCTCAAAAATACAGTGGATCCGAAATACCAGGAAGGTACAGTTTTAGTACCTGATCACATACCGCCACCAAGTGAGCAGAAAAATAGCCCAGCACTGGAATCCAGTGACATCTGCATGAAGTCGCTGACCGACTCTGAAACCTCTCTTCAAACGTCAGAAAAACTCTGTGATAATAGCAAAAGTGTTCAAGATCTTATAGAAACTTCAATGGATTCTAGAGCAGCACCGGAAAACCGGCGTTCTAATTCTGGCCACTTTCTTCTGATTGGTGTAGATTCAAGAACTGCTAATCACAGTGGAACTGTTACTTCCCCTAGATTTCAAGGAAATCTACCCCCAACGGAGGAAAATGTGGATTGTTCCATGTCTCCCATTTCTTTGGCAAAGCGGAAGCTAGGACTCAAAATGGATTATAACAATGATAAACATAGAAGAAAGAAGGCACGAGTTACAGACACCATGGTACATTTTCAATCCCCTTCTCAGATTTCCACGATCTTTAGGTTTCAACATAATTCCTAG